The sequence below is a genomic window from Kwoniella dendrophila CBS 6074 chromosome 10, complete sequence.
TAGGTTTAAACAAAAAATGTATTtatttatcacctaatacATTTAAAGATTTGGCTCCTGCTCaacaaggtttaggtgtatttAATTGgccaaggtgagttattgTGTTGTCTTTATTTTCTCCAGGTTTCTCCGTCCTTGGACCTAAGAATATTTTGTTTGCCAAAACCAATTTTGAAATCAAGAGATTGACTTGAATCATTTCTTTATACGCTTATAGTTCAGGATCAGGTTATCCATACCCTTTACCATGGTATTTAAAACCATTTAATATATTTGCTATAATATTTTCAATGATTTGGTTAttaaaatatgataaaagACATATTGAATTTAACAAATATAGAAACCAAGCAGGATTTTCTGGtagattacctttatttcaaaagaaagatgaattaggttcaACTTTTTTATGTGTttcaaatgaaaaagttgaatatccaggtaaaatacctgaatGGTTAATATGTTGTGGACCAATTTTATCATCACCAAcaaaagataatgataaaaatatagaagaaattgatttagatttatataAATGGTTAATTAAACAACCAACTATATTAATTGTTTTAGGTACACATTATTTaatttcaaaagatcaagctaatatattatataaatcattagaaaatttattgaaaaaaaGATCAGATTTACAAGTTTtatggaaattgaaaaaattcGGTCAATTTAATTTACCAAGtgaagaattatctgaagCAGAAAAAAacgatcaaatcaaaattgttGATTGGTTAAAACCTGATCCTTTAGCTATTTTAAATTCAGGTCAAATTGTTGCTTTTGTTAATCATGGTGGTTCAAATTCTTATCATGAAGGTTTAGCGTGAGTACTACTGTTTTCAAAAGAGGTGTAGTCCTTTTGTCCTTTATCCAGGAAAGAATCACTCACAACGCAGACATGGAACTTACAGTACCGGTATACCTCAAATCCTTTTACCTGCTTGGATAGATTGTTATGATTTTGCAGGAAGAGTAGGCTATTTCGGTAATGGTGTTTGGGGTAATAAATCAGCTGCGTGAGTTCAAATCTCAGTATGAATGGAAGATATGAGCTAATGGATCCTGTTTCTCTTATCTATTTATCTGATAGGCCTGAAATTTCGGAAAAAGAATTTACCAAATCTTTATTCCAAGTAGTTGGTGAAACACCTAAAGATCCAAATGTATTAAAAATCAAAGCTAGATGTAGAGAATTGGCTGATATCGTTACCGAAAATGGTACAAGGGAAGGAAGTACCGTTGCGGCAGAGAGAATATGGCAGGAATTGCAGGCTTCTCTCGCTAAAAATAAATAGCTTACTACACCTGTATATAGGTTCATGTGTGGGATTGACGGAATATAGATTTATAgattttcttgttttgaATGATGGAAACAGCCGAGCTCACAATATGTAGAACAATATGCATATATTTCTTGCTTAACATAACGATTACAATTTAAATGCTTCCTTATCTATACTTCTAATTGACAATTTCCCACTCAAGTCTTTTACCAATCCAAAAAGGTAAtacttctacaccttcaccttttatTGTACCTTTTACAAttgctttatcttcttcatcttttgttgttgttgttgttggttttGAAGTTCTTCttaattttaattctttacctttttcagcAGGGATTTTATAGAAATTTCTTCCGTTATCTGAAACGAATTTCTGTAAATTATTTAAAGCATCAAAAGAGTCTAATAAAGTAGCTACTAAAGGAATTAAAATTGGTGAAGTATATACACCTGCTGCACAAGCTGAAACgtttttttcatcttgagatAAATTTGGTGTTTTGGAAGATAATGGATGTGGAGCAGAATCTGAACCTAAGAAAAATTTAGGATTACCAGATTTTATAACTTTTTGAAGTGCAAAACGATCTTTTGGTTCTTTTGCTAATGGTTTACAAAAATGATGTGGTTGTCCTGCAACTTCATCTATAGTTAAACTTAAATGATGTGCTGTAATTGAACATCCTacatttgaaggtaaacttAATACAGTTTCAACTGCATTAGATGTAGTAGCGTGTTCTAAAACAATTCTCAAATTTGGGAAATCTCCAGCTAATTTCTTGAGATGTTCAAGGAAATGCACTTCAGCGTTCAAGATTGAGATGTTCTATGAAATAGGGACAGCACTGCAAATCAGTATAGATTCATACTCATGATTCTAGTCAGACTTTTGTACTCACCTTCTCAGCATCACTTGGCACTTCTCCGTGTAGGTTCAGCaccataccttcttcttccatggCTTTGAATACGGGATAATATACTCCATAATCTTCGATACCCGAGTTAGAATTCGTTGTTACACCTCGAGGGTATGATTTGACACCTGTCGAGGACATGATCATTAACCTTTGAGCATGCAATCCAGCGCTCGGACCATCTGCAACCTCT
It includes:
- a CDS encoding dihydroorotase, homodimeric type, with product MSEEIILPAPADFHVHVRQGKMCELVTPQVAKGGVRTAYVMPNLVPPLTSTDAVIAYKAELERLDPSVQWLMTLYLHPEVTPEEIRKASKAGISGVKSYPRGVTTNSNSGIEDYGVYYPVFKAMEEEGMVLNLHGEVPSDAEKNISILNAEVHFLEHLKKLAGDFPNLRIVLEHATTSNAVETVLSLPSNVGCSITAHHLSLTIDEVAGQPHHFCKPLAKEPKDRFALQKVIKSGNPKFFLGSDSAPHPLSSKTPNLSQDEKNVSACAAGVYTSPILIPLVATLLDSFDALNNLQKFVSDNGRNFYKIPAEKGKELKLRRTSKPTTTTTKDEEDKAIVKGTIKGEGVEVLPFWIGKRLEWEIVN